The following are from one region of the Longimicrobiales bacterium genome:
- a CDS encoding FAD-binding protein, whose amino-acid sequence MKRRSFIRTGAAAALGTAIPMPVLSMSTVPYRSLRQDQDVVAVTGDGREVVLRGSAIRELDDRLLGRVLLANRDGYDEARRVLNPSFDRHPALIAQVTGIADIRLAVDFAREHSLLLAVKCGGHSASGKSTCDRGMMIDLSPFRGVHIDPAARRARVTGGSLLGQLDHDAMAFDLVTTMGTVSHTGVGGLVTGGGFGRVGRRFGLAIDNLVSVDVVSADGQLRHASAEQEPDLFWGVRGGGGNFGIVTSFEFQLHPMQRQVIGGAIVYPIARAKEALAIYADYLPQAPDELDLDPFMSLPGGNEPGVVGFSVCWSGPAGEAERALAPIRRLGTPLADVQAMDYVALQKSGDISDPRARAGYLKSGFLPALPPDLITALVEGFEGHPTRSTIMFIQPGGGAIGRVSNEATAFSHRDALGNLGVGVDWPVGDDPDMHVAWIRDFWTRIEPFTRGFYSNDGAPDMYTESAVTRNYRGNLERLVGIKRRYDPDNLFRLNANIQPG is encoded by the coding sequence ATGAAGCGACGCAGTTTCATCCGCACGGGTGCCGCAGCCGCGCTCGGCACAGCGATACCGATGCCGGTGCTGTCGATGTCCACGGTGCCGTACCGCAGCCTGCGGCAGGACCAGGACGTCGTTGCCGTGACGGGTGATGGTCGCGAGGTGGTGCTGCGCGGCAGTGCCATACGCGAGCTGGACGACCGGCTGCTGGGTCGCGTGCTGCTTGCGAACCGCGACGGGTACGACGAGGCGCGACGCGTCCTCAATCCGTCGTTCGACCGCCATCCGGCTCTGATCGCGCAGGTCACGGGTATTGCCGACATCCGGCTGGCCGTCGATTTCGCACGCGAGCACAGTCTGCTGCTCGCAGTGAAGTGCGGCGGACACAGTGCATCCGGCAAATCGACGTGTGACCGCGGCATGATGATCGACCTGTCGCCGTTCCGCGGTGTGCACATCGATCCGGCGGCGCGGCGCGCGCGCGTGACGGGCGGCAGTCTGCTCGGACAGCTCGACCATGACGCGATGGCGTTCGATCTCGTCACGACCATGGGCACGGTGTCGCACACGGGCGTCGGCGGACTCGTGACCGGGGGCGGCTTCGGCCGCGTCGGACGCCGGTTCGGTCTTGCCATCGACAACCTCGTGTCGGTCGATGTCGTGAGCGCGGATGGACAGCTCCGGCACGCCAGCGCCGAGCAGGAGCCGGATCTGTTCTGGGGCGTGCGCGGCGGCGGCGGGAACTTCGGCATCGTCACGAGCTTCGAGTTCCAGCTCCATCCGATGCAGCGCCAGGTGATCGGGGGCGCTATCGTCTATCCGATCGCACGTGCGAAGGAAGCGCTCGCCATCTACGCGGACTACCTGCCGCAAGCGCCGGACGAGCTGGACCTGGACCCGTTCATGTCGCTGCCCGGCGGCAACGAGCCGGGCGTCGTCGGCTTCAGCGTGTGCTGGTCCGGTCCGGCGGGCGAGGCCGAACGCGCGCTTGCACCGATCCGGCGGCTCGGCACGCCGCTGGCCGATGTCCAGGCGATGGACTATGTCGCGCTCCAGAAATCCGGCGACATCTCCGATCCGCGCGCCCGCGCCGGCTACCTCAAGAGCGGATTCCTCCCCGCGCTCCCACCCGACCTGATCACGGCCCTCGTAGAGGGGTTCGAGGGACACCCGACCCGTTCCACGATCATGTTCATCCAGCCCGGCGGCGGCGCGATCGGGCGCGTGTCGAACGAAGCGACAGCGTTCTCTCACCGTGACGCCCTCGGCAACCTCGGCGTCGGCGTCGACTGGCCTGTCGGCGATGATCCGGACATGCACGTCGCGTGGATCCGCGACTTCTGGACGCGGATAGAGCCGTTCACGCGGGGGTTCTACTCGAACGATGGCGCGCCCGACATGTACACCGAGTCCGCCGTCACCCGGAACTATCGCGGCAATCTCGAGCGCCTGGTCGGCATCAAGCGGCGCTACGACCCGGACAATCTGTTCCGGCTGAACGCGAACATTCAGCCGGGCTAG
- a CDS encoding SRPBCC domain-containing protein, with protein sequence MSERNQTSSRPAAVQQPGTRSAEGAVTIEATPERVWHALTDARELERWFPLDASVEPGEGGSIRMSWRNEFDGDMKILVWDPPHHLRTSWSFGEGEAPAQITDYIIEAKGGSTVIRAVTSGFPLDASWDGWVEGTKRGWAFELRSLKHYLEHHEDEARHVIYLRRRVAQSPEEVWARLRTSSFGRWLQAGEAFDDRPASQYAAIVDDPPDAMLRISVEPGGPGADQREVVVFMSVWGDGGERVAALEREWASELVAVFEDGVTP encoded by the coding sequence ATGAGCGAGCGAAACCAGACGTCGTCCCGGCCGGCAGCCGTGCAGCAGCCGGGAACCCGCTCCGCGGAGGGCGCGGTGACGATCGAAGCGACGCCCGAGCGCGTGTGGCACGCGCTCACGGATGCGCGCGAGCTGGAGCGGTGGTTCCCGCTCGATGCGAGTGTGGAACCGGGCGAGGGCGGGAGCATCCGGATGTCATGGCGCAACGAGTTCGATGGCGACATGAAGATCCTGGTGTGGGATCCGCCGCATCACCTGCGGACGTCATGGTCGTTCGGCGAGGGTGAGGCTCCTGCCCAGATCACGGACTACATCATCGAGGCGAAGGGCGGCAGCACGGTCATCCGCGCGGTCACGTCCGGCTTTCCGCTCGACGCATCCTGGGACGGCTGGGTCGAGGGCACGAAGCGCGGCTGGGCGTTCGAGCTGCGGTCGCTGAAGCACTACCTCGAGCATCACGAAGATGAAGCGCGCCATGTGATCTACCTGCGTCGTCGCGTAGCGCAGTCGCCGGAGGAAGTGTGGGCGCGGCTCCGGACGTCATCGTTCGGTCGGTGGCTCCAGGCGGGTGAAGCGTTCGATGACCGGCCGGCGAGTCAGTATGCGGCGATCGTCGACGATCCTCCGGATGCGATGCTCCGGATCTCGGTGGAGCCGGGCGGGCCGGGCGCGGATCAGCGGGAGGTAGTCGTGTTCATGTCGGTGTGGGGTGACGGGGGTGAGCGGGTCGCAGCGCTGGAGCGGGAATGGGCGAGTGAGCTGGTGGCGGTTTTCGAGGACGGGGTGACGCCGTAA
- a CDS encoding winged helix-turn-helix domain-containing protein, with the protein MAQAAPALRIIRASGALALLDPDRRRLAEALADGPDSASGLARRLGEKRQRLNYHLRVLEDAGVVELEEERRRGNRTERVLRLAAQRFVVDPAALGAVAAGDPNEVGDRFSAGYLVALAARAIREMAELMERAKKGRRRLASASLNVSVRVASPERFNAFTRDLTRAIAEVVAQYHEEDGDGRWFRVVAASYPGPSSDEQEAQP; encoded by the coding sequence ATGGCTCAAGCCGCTCCCGCTCTCCGAATCATTCGCGCTTCAGGCGCCCTCGCCCTGCTCGACCCGGACCGCCGCCGGCTGGCCGAGGCGCTGGCTGACGGACCGGACTCGGCATCCGGGCTGGCGCGACGTCTGGGAGAGAAGCGGCAGCGGCTGAACTACCATCTGCGCGTACTCGAGGATGCAGGTGTCGTGGAGCTCGAGGAGGAGCGACGGCGTGGCAATCGCACGGAGCGCGTGCTGCGTCTGGCCGCGCAGCGGTTCGTGGTGGATCCCGCTGCGCTGGGTGCGGTAGCGGCCGGGGACCCGAACGAAGTCGGCGACCGGTTCTCGGCGGGCTACCTCGTCGCGCTCGCGGCGCGCGCGATCCGCGAGATGGCGGAGCTGATGGAGCGTGCGAAGAAGGGTCGGAGGCGACTGGCGAGCGCATCGCTGAACGTGTCGGTGCGCGTCGCATCGCCCGAACGATTCAATGCATTCACCCGTGATTTGACACGCGCCATCGCGGAGGTAGTCGCTCAGTACCACGAGGAGGACGGCGACGGCCGCTGGTTCCGCGTGGTCGCCGCATCGTATCCAGGTCCATCGTCCGATGAACAGGAGGCACAGCCATGA
- a CDS encoding PIN domain-containing protein: MIYLDTSVVLAHLLAEDRRPPDDLWTQTLVSSRLLEYELWTRIHARGLTKSHAEAAQALLGRVAFLDLIADVLVRARAPFPSPVRTLDALHLASLYFLREQGQDVSLASYDERMLTAARNLKFRTFPLE; encoded by the coding sequence TTGATCTACCTGGACACATCGGTGGTGCTCGCACACCTGCTCGCCGAAGACCGGCGGCCCCCCGACGACCTGTGGACGCAAACGCTCGTGTCGAGCCGGCTGCTCGAATACGAGCTGTGGACAAGGATACATGCGCGCGGCCTGACGAAGAGTCACGCGGAAGCGGCGCAGGCGCTGCTTGGCCGGGTCGCATTCCTGGACCTGATCGCCGATGTCCTGGTGCGCGCGCGTGCGCCGTTCCCATCGCCGGTGCGGACCCTCGACGCCCTCCACCTCGCCTCACTCTACTTCCTGCGCGAGCAGGGACAGGACGTCTCGCTGGCGTCCTATGACGAGCGGATGCTGACCGCTGCGCGGAACCTGAAGTTCAGGACGTTTCCCCTCGAATAA